A region of Vigna radiata var. radiata cultivar VC1973A chromosome 6, Vradiata_ver6, whole genome shotgun sequence DNA encodes the following proteins:
- the LOC106764730 gene encoding PH, RCC1 and FYVE domains-containing protein 1 isoform X2: protein MEGFGMASDLSRTGPVERDIEQAITALKKGACLLKYGRRGKPKFCPFRLSNDESVLIWFSGKEEKHLKLSHVSRIISGQRTPIFQRYPRPEKEYQSFSLIYNDRSLDLICKDKDEAEVWFSGLKALISRSHHRKWRTESRSEGIPSEANSPRTYTRRSSPLNSPFGSNESLKKDSGDHLRLHSPYESPPKNGLDKALDVVLYAVPQKAFYPPDSASASVHSVSSGGSDSMHGHMKTMGMDAFRVSLSSAVSTSSQGSGHDDGDALGDVFIWGEGTGDGVLGGGNNRVGSCSGVKMDSLFPKALESAVVLDVQNIACGGRHAALVTKQGEIFSWGEESGGRLGHGVDSDVLHPKLIDALSNTNIELVACGEYHTCAVTLSGDLYTWGNGAYNYGLLGHGNQVSHWVPKRVNGPLEGIHVSYISCGPWHTAVVTSAGQLFTFGDGTFGALGHGDRKSVSLPREVESLKGLRTVRAACGVWHTAAVVEVMVGNSSSSNCSSGKLFTWGDGDKGRLGHGSKEEKLVPTCVALIEHNFCQVACGHSLTVALTTSGHVYTMGSPVYGQLGNPQADGKLPIRVEGKLSKSFVEEIACGAYHVAVLTSRTEVYTWGKGANGRLGHGDTDDRNSPTLVEALKDKDVKSIACGTNFTAAICLHKWVSGIDQSMCSGCRMPFNFKRKRHNCYNCGLVFCHSCSSKKSLKASMAPNPNKPYRVCDNCFNKLRKTVETDSSSHSSVSRRGSVNHGSLELIDKDDKLDSRSRNQLARFSSIESFKQVESRSSKKNKKLEFNSSRVSPVPNGGSQWGALNISKSFNPVFGSSKKFFSASVPGSRIVSRATSPISRRPSPPRSTTPTPTLGGLTSPKIVVDDAKRTNDSLSQEVIKLRSQVXNLTRKAQLQEVELERTTKQLKDAIAIAGEETAKCKAAKEVIKSLTAQLKDMAERLPVGPARSVKSPSLASSFGSNPCSNDVNYASIDRLNIQALSPEAELTASNNQLLSNGSGTVSNRSAGHNKMSQSDSTNRNGSRTKDCESRSESEWVEQDEPGVYITLTSLPGGKIELKRVRFSXKRFSEKQAEQWWAENRARVYEQYNVLMIDKSSVGVGGEDLAH from the exons GCCATTACTGCTTTAAAGAAAGGGGCCTGCTTGCTCAAGTATGGAAGAAGGGGAAAACCCAAGTTTTGCCCCTTTCGTCTTTCCAAT gatgAATCTGTTTTGATATGGTTCTCAGGGAAAGAAGAGAAACACCTTAAACTGAGTCATGTCTCTAGAATTATATCTGGACAACGCACA CCTATCTTTCAAAGATATCCACGACCTGAGAAAGAATACCAGTCATTCTCTCTTATCTACAATGATAGGTCACTGGACTTG ATATGCAAGGATAAAGATGAAGCTGAAGTCTGGTTCAGTGGTTTGAAAGCATTGATATCCCGTAGCCATCACCGGAAGTGGAGAACAGAGTCAAGAAGTGAAGGTATTCCATCCGAGGCTAATAGTCCTCGAACTTACACAAGAAGAAGTTCTCCGTTAAATTCTCCCTTTGGCAGTAATGAAAGCCTGAAAAAG GATAGCGGGGATCACCTTCGCCTTCATAGCCCATACGAGAGTCCCCCTAAGAATGGTTTGGATAAAGCATTGGATGTGGTTTTATATGCTGTCCCTCAAAAGGCTTTCTATCCTCCAGATTCTGCCAGTGCTTCAGTACATTCTGTGTCGTCTGGAGGATCAGACAGTATGCATGGTCACATGAAGACAATGGGGATGGATGCTTTTAGAGTTAGTCTATCAAGTGCTGTTAGCACATCTAGCCAAGGTTCTGGTCATGATGATGGTGATGCTCTAGGGGATGTTTTCATTTGGGGGGAAGGCACAGGTGATGGTGTTCTGGGTGGTGGGAATAATCGAGTTGGGAGTTGTTCGGGTGTGAAAATGGATTCTCTATTTCCAAAAGCCTTGGAGTCTGCAGTAGTTCTTGATGTGCAGAATATTGCTTGTGGTGGACGGCATGCGGCCCTAGTGACCAAACAAGGTGAAATTTTCTCGTGGGGGGAGGAATCCGGTGGCAGACTTGGGCATGGTGTTGACTCTGATGTGCTCCATCCAAAGCTTATTGATGCTCTAAGCAATACAAATATTGAACTTGTAGCTTGTGGGGAATATCACACATGTGCTGTGACACTTTCTGGTGATCTTTATACGTGGGGTAATGGTGCATACAACTATGGCCTTCTTGGACATGGAAATCAAGTGAGCCACTGGGTACCAAAGAGAGTAAATGGTCCCTTGGAAGGCATACATGTTTCATATATTTCCTGTGGACCATGGCACACTGCTGTTGTGACATCTGCTGGTCAATTATTTACTTTTGGTGATGGAACATTTGGTGCTTTGGGTCATGGAGACCGAAAAAGTGTTTCATTACCAAGGGAAGTAGAATCCCTCAAGGGTCTTCGAACTGTGCGGGCTGCGTGTGGTGTTTGGCACACGGCTGCAGTTGTGGAAGTCATGGTTGGAAATTCAAGTTCCAGCAACTGCTCTTCAGGGAAGCTGTTTACTTGGGGTGATGGAGACAAAGGTCGACTTGGGCATGGTAGTAAGGAAGAAAAACTTGTTCCTACCTGTGTTGCGCTCATTGAACACAATTTTTGTCAAGTTGCTTGTGGACATAGTCTCACTGTTGCACTTACCACCTCTGGCCATGTCTATACAATGGGCAGTCCTGTCTATGGCCAATTAGGCAATCCTCAGGCAGATGGGAAGCTACCAATTCGTGTTGAAGGgaaattgtcaaaaagttttGTGGAGGAGATAGCTTGTGGTGCATATCACGTTGCAGTTTTAACTTCAAGGACTGAAGTTTACACATGGGGAAAGGGTGCAAATGGCCGTTTAGGCCATGGGGATACAGATGATAGAAATTCCCCAACATTAGTAGAAGCTCTGAAGGACAAAGATGTCAAAAGTATTGCTTGTGGAACTAATTTCACTGCAGCTATATGTCTGCATAAGTGGGTTTCTGGTATTGACCAGTCTATGTGTTCTGGCTGTCGAATGCcatttaatttcaaaagaaaacgCCACAATTGTTATAATTGTGGACTTGTTTTTTGCCATTCATGTAGCAGTAAGAAGTCTCTTAAGGCTTCAATGGCACCAAACCCGAACAAACCTTATCGTGTCTGTGATAATTGTTTTAACAAACTTAGGAAAACAGTAGAAACTGATTCTTCGTCTCATTCTTCTGTGAGCAGAAGAGGAAGTGTCAATCATGGGTCTCTGGAGTTAATTGATAAGGATGACAAATTAGATTCTAGATCTCGAAATCAGCTTGCCAGGTTTTCTTCAATTGAATCCTTCAAACAAGTGGAAAGCAGATcttcaaagaaaaacaagaaattgGAATTCAACAGCAGCCGTGTCTCGCCTGTTCCAAATGGGGGTTCACAATGGGGAGCATTGAATATTTCTAAATCTTTTAATCCTGTTTTTGgatcatcaaagaaatttttctCAGCTTCTGTTCCTGGATCTAGAATTGTTTCCCGAGCAACATCCCCAATATCTAGACGACCTAGTCCACCTCGTTCAACTACACCGACCCCAACGCTAGGAGGTCTTACATCACCAAAGATAGTTGTGGATGATGCTAAGAGGACTAACGATAGCCTCAGTCAGGAGGTTATTAAATTAAGATCACAG GTGGNAAACCTGACTCGGAAGGCCCAACTTCAAGAAGTTGAGCTGGAAAGAACAACTAAACAGCTAAAAGATGCAATAGCAATTGCTGGGGAAGAAACTGCCAAATGCAAAGCAGCAAAGGAAGTAATAAAGTCACTCACTGCTCAG TTGAAGGACATGGCTGAGAGGCTACCTGTAGGACCTGCTAGGAGTGTGAAATCACCGTCTCTTGCTTCTTCTTTTGGTTCTAATCCTTGTTCCAATGATGTTAACTATGCTTCCATTGACCGATTAAATATTCAAGCATTAAGTCCAGAGGCAGAATTAACTGCATCAAACAACCAGTTACTTTCAAATGGATCAGGCACTGTTAGTAACCGAAGTGCAGGTCACAATAAAATGAGCCAGTCTGATTCAACAAATAGAAATGGGAGCAGAACAAAAGACTGTGAATCCCGTAGTGAAAGTGAATGGGTTGAGCAAGATGAACCTGGTGTTTATATTACGCTCACCTCCCTTCCAGGAGGTAAAATAGAGCTTAAGCGAGTTCGCTTCAG TNGGAAGAGGTTCAGTGAGAAGCAAGCAGAGCAATGGTGGGCTGAGAATCGNGCAAGAGTATATGAACAGTACAATGTGCTCATGATTGACAAGTCTTCTGTCGGTGTTGGGGGTGAGGACCTGGCTCATTGA
- the LOC106764730 gene encoding PH, RCC1 and FYVE domains-containing protein 1 isoform X4: MIDKRWPYSFQPIFQRYPRPEKEYQSFSLIYNDRSLDLICKDKDEAEVWFSGLKALISRSHHRKWRTESRSEGIPSEANSPRTYTRRSSPLNSPFGSNESLKKDSGDHLRLHSPYESPPKNGLDKALDVVLYAVPQKAFYPPDSASASVHSVSSGGSDSMHGHMKTMGMDAFRVSLSSAVSTSSQGSGHDDGDALGDVFIWGEGTGDGVLGGGNNRVGSCSGVKMDSLFPKALESAVVLDVQNIACGGRHAALVTKQGEIFSWGEESGGRLGHGVDSDVLHPKLIDALSNTNIELVACGEYHTCAVTLSGDLYTWGNGAYNYGLLGHGNQVSHWVPKRVNGPLEGIHVSYISCGPWHTAVVTSAGQLFTFGDGTFGALGHGDRKSVSLPREVESLKGLRTVRAACGVWHTAAVVEVMVGNSSSSNCSSGKLFTWGDGDKGRLGHGSKEEKLVPTCVALIEHNFCQVACGHSLTVALTTSGHVYTMGSPVYGQLGNPQADGKLPIRVEGKLSKSFVEEIACGAYHVAVLTSRTEVYTWGKGANGRLGHGDTDDRNSPTLVEALKDKDVKSIACGTNFTAAICLHKWVSGIDQSMCSGCRMPFNFKRKRHNCYNCGLVFCHSCSSKKSLKASMAPNPNKPYRVCDNCFNKLRKTVETDSSSHSSVSRRGSVNHGSLELIDKDDKLDSRSRNQLARFSSIESFKQVESRSSKKNKKLEFNSSRVSPVPNGGSQWGALNISKSFNPVFGSSKKFFSASVPGSRIVSRATSPISRRPSPPRSTTPTPTLGGLTSPKIVVDDAKRTNDSLSQEVIKLRSQVXNLTRKAQLQEVELERTTKQLKDAIAIAGEETAKCKAAKEVIKSLTAQLKDMAERLPVGPARSVKSPSLASSFGSNPCSNDVNYASIDRLNIQALSPEAELTASNNQLLSNGSGTVSNRSAGHNKMSQSDSTNRNGSRTKDCESRSESEWVEQDEPGVYITLTSLPGGKIELKRVRFSXKRFSEKQAEQWWAENRARVYEQYNVLMIDKSSVGVGGEDLAH; the protein is encoded by the exons ATGATTGATAAAAGATGGCCCTACTCTTTTCAGCCTATCTTTCAAAGATATCCACGACCTGAGAAAGAATACCAGTCATTCTCTCTTATCTACAATGATAGGTCACTGGACTTG ATATGCAAGGATAAAGATGAAGCTGAAGTCTGGTTCAGTGGTTTGAAAGCATTGATATCCCGTAGCCATCACCGGAAGTGGAGAACAGAGTCAAGAAGTGAAGGTATTCCATCCGAGGCTAATAGTCCTCGAACTTACACAAGAAGAAGTTCTCCGTTAAATTCTCCCTTTGGCAGTAATGAAAGCCTGAAAAAG GATAGCGGGGATCACCTTCGCCTTCATAGCCCATACGAGAGTCCCCCTAAGAATGGTTTGGATAAAGCATTGGATGTGGTTTTATATGCTGTCCCTCAAAAGGCTTTCTATCCTCCAGATTCTGCCAGTGCTTCAGTACATTCTGTGTCGTCTGGAGGATCAGACAGTATGCATGGTCACATGAAGACAATGGGGATGGATGCTTTTAGAGTTAGTCTATCAAGTGCTGTTAGCACATCTAGCCAAGGTTCTGGTCATGATGATGGTGATGCTCTAGGGGATGTTTTCATTTGGGGGGAAGGCACAGGTGATGGTGTTCTGGGTGGTGGGAATAATCGAGTTGGGAGTTGTTCGGGTGTGAAAATGGATTCTCTATTTCCAAAAGCCTTGGAGTCTGCAGTAGTTCTTGATGTGCAGAATATTGCTTGTGGTGGACGGCATGCGGCCCTAGTGACCAAACAAGGTGAAATTTTCTCGTGGGGGGAGGAATCCGGTGGCAGACTTGGGCATGGTGTTGACTCTGATGTGCTCCATCCAAAGCTTATTGATGCTCTAAGCAATACAAATATTGAACTTGTAGCTTGTGGGGAATATCACACATGTGCTGTGACACTTTCTGGTGATCTTTATACGTGGGGTAATGGTGCATACAACTATGGCCTTCTTGGACATGGAAATCAAGTGAGCCACTGGGTACCAAAGAGAGTAAATGGTCCCTTGGAAGGCATACATGTTTCATATATTTCCTGTGGACCATGGCACACTGCTGTTGTGACATCTGCTGGTCAATTATTTACTTTTGGTGATGGAACATTTGGTGCTTTGGGTCATGGAGACCGAAAAAGTGTTTCATTACCAAGGGAAGTAGAATCCCTCAAGGGTCTTCGAACTGTGCGGGCTGCGTGTGGTGTTTGGCACACGGCTGCAGTTGTGGAAGTCATGGTTGGAAATTCAAGTTCCAGCAACTGCTCTTCAGGGAAGCTGTTTACTTGGGGTGATGGAGACAAAGGTCGACTTGGGCATGGTAGTAAGGAAGAAAAACTTGTTCCTACCTGTGTTGCGCTCATTGAACACAATTTTTGTCAAGTTGCTTGTGGACATAGTCTCACTGTTGCACTTACCACCTCTGGCCATGTCTATACAATGGGCAGTCCTGTCTATGGCCAATTAGGCAATCCTCAGGCAGATGGGAAGCTACCAATTCGTGTTGAAGGgaaattgtcaaaaagttttGTGGAGGAGATAGCTTGTGGTGCATATCACGTTGCAGTTTTAACTTCAAGGACTGAAGTTTACACATGGGGAAAGGGTGCAAATGGCCGTTTAGGCCATGGGGATACAGATGATAGAAATTCCCCAACATTAGTAGAAGCTCTGAAGGACAAAGATGTCAAAAGTATTGCTTGTGGAACTAATTTCACTGCAGCTATATGTCTGCATAAGTGGGTTTCTGGTATTGACCAGTCTATGTGTTCTGGCTGTCGAATGCcatttaatttcaaaagaaaacgCCACAATTGTTATAATTGTGGACTTGTTTTTTGCCATTCATGTAGCAGTAAGAAGTCTCTTAAGGCTTCAATGGCACCAAACCCGAACAAACCTTATCGTGTCTGTGATAATTGTTTTAACAAACTTAGGAAAACAGTAGAAACTGATTCTTCGTCTCATTCTTCTGTGAGCAGAAGAGGAAGTGTCAATCATGGGTCTCTGGAGTTAATTGATAAGGATGACAAATTAGATTCTAGATCTCGAAATCAGCTTGCCAGGTTTTCTTCAATTGAATCCTTCAAACAAGTGGAAAGCAGATcttcaaagaaaaacaagaaattgGAATTCAACAGCAGCCGTGTCTCGCCTGTTCCAAATGGGGGTTCACAATGGGGAGCATTGAATATTTCTAAATCTTTTAATCCTGTTTTTGgatcatcaaagaaatttttctCAGCTTCTGTTCCTGGATCTAGAATTGTTTCCCGAGCAACATCCCCAATATCTAGACGACCTAGTCCACCTCGTTCAACTACACCGACCCCAACGCTAGGAGGTCTTACATCACCAAAGATAGTTGTGGATGATGCTAAGAGGACTAACGATAGCCTCAGTCAGGAGGTTATTAAATTAAGATCACAG GTGGNAAACCTGACTCGGAAGGCCCAACTTCAAGAAGTTGAGCTGGAAAGAACAACTAAACAGCTAAAAGATGCAATAGCAATTGCTGGGGAAGAAACTGCCAAATGCAAAGCAGCAAAGGAAGTAATAAAGTCACTCACTGCTCAG TTGAAGGACATGGCTGAGAGGCTACCTGTAGGACCTGCTAGGAGTGTGAAATCACCGTCTCTTGCTTCTTCTTTTGGTTCTAATCCTTGTTCCAATGATGTTAACTATGCTTCCATTGACCGATTAAATATTCAAGCATTAAGTCCAGAGGCAGAATTAACTGCATCAAACAACCAGTTACTTTCAAATGGATCAGGCACTGTTAGTAACCGAAGTGCAGGTCACAATAAAATGAGCCAGTCTGATTCAACAAATAGAAATGGGAGCAGAACAAAAGACTGTGAATCCCGTAGTGAAAGTGAATGGGTTGAGCAAGATGAACCTGGTGTTTATATTACGCTCACCTCCCTTCCAGGAGGTAAAATAGAGCTTAAGCGAGTTCGCTTCAG TNGGAAGAGGTTCAGTGAGAAGCAAGCAGAGCAATGGTGGGCTGAGAATCGNGCAAGAGTATATGAACAGTACAATGTGCTCATGATTGACAAGTCTTCTGTCGGTGTTGGGGGTGAGGACCTGGCTCATTGA
- the LOC106764730 gene encoding PH, RCC1 and FYVE domains-containing protein 1 isoform X1, whose amino-acid sequence MSRTGRMASDLSRTGPVERDIEQAITALKKGACLLKYGRRGKPKFCPFRLSNDESVLIWFSGKEEKHLKLSHVSRIISGQRTPIFQRYPRPEKEYQSFSLIYNDRSLDLICKDKDEAEVWFSGLKALISRSHHRKWRTESRSEGIPSEANSPRTYTRRSSPLNSPFGSNESLKKDSGDHLRLHSPYESPPKNGLDKALDVVLYAVPQKAFYPPDSASASVHSVSSGGSDSMHGHMKTMGMDAFRVSLSSAVSTSSQGSGHDDGDALGDVFIWGEGTGDGVLGGGNNRVGSCSGVKMDSLFPKALESAVVLDVQNIACGGRHAALVTKQGEIFSWGEESGGRLGHGVDSDVLHPKLIDALSNTNIELVACGEYHTCAVTLSGDLYTWGNGAYNYGLLGHGNQVSHWVPKRVNGPLEGIHVSYISCGPWHTAVVTSAGQLFTFGDGTFGALGHGDRKSVSLPREVESLKGLRTVRAACGVWHTAAVVEVMVGNSSSSNCSSGKLFTWGDGDKGRLGHGSKEEKLVPTCVALIEHNFCQVACGHSLTVALTTSGHVYTMGSPVYGQLGNPQADGKLPIRVEGKLSKSFVEEIACGAYHVAVLTSRTEVYTWGKGANGRLGHGDTDDRNSPTLVEALKDKDVKSIACGTNFTAAICLHKWVSGIDQSMCSGCRMPFNFKRKRHNCYNCGLVFCHSCSSKKSLKASMAPNPNKPYRVCDNCFNKLRKTVETDSSSHSSVSRRGSVNHGSLELIDKDDKLDSRSRNQLARFSSIESFKQVESRSSKKNKKLEFNSSRVSPVPNGGSQWGALNISKSFNPVFGSSKKFFSASVPGSRIVSRATSPISRRPSPPRSTTPTPTLGGLTSPKIVVDDAKRTNDSLSQEVIKLRSQVXNLTRKAQLQEVELERTTKQLKDAIAIAGEETAKCKAAKEVIKSLTAQLKDMAERLPVGPARSVKSPSLASSFGSNPCSNDVNYASIDRLNIQALSPEAELTASNNQLLSNGSGTVSNRSAGHNKMSQSDSTNRNGSRTKDCESRSESEWVEQDEPGVYITLTSLPGGKIELKRVRFSXKRFSEKQAEQWWAENRARVYEQYNVLMIDKSSVGVGGEDLAH is encoded by the exons GCCATTACTGCTTTAAAGAAAGGGGCCTGCTTGCTCAAGTATGGAAGAAGGGGAAAACCCAAGTTTTGCCCCTTTCGTCTTTCCAAT gatgAATCTGTTTTGATATGGTTCTCAGGGAAAGAAGAGAAACACCTTAAACTGAGTCATGTCTCTAGAATTATATCTGGACAACGCACA CCTATCTTTCAAAGATATCCACGACCTGAGAAAGAATACCAGTCATTCTCTCTTATCTACAATGATAGGTCACTGGACTTG ATATGCAAGGATAAAGATGAAGCTGAAGTCTGGTTCAGTGGTTTGAAAGCATTGATATCCCGTAGCCATCACCGGAAGTGGAGAACAGAGTCAAGAAGTGAAGGTATTCCATCCGAGGCTAATAGTCCTCGAACTTACACAAGAAGAAGTTCTCCGTTAAATTCTCCCTTTGGCAGTAATGAAAGCCTGAAAAAG GATAGCGGGGATCACCTTCGCCTTCATAGCCCATACGAGAGTCCCCCTAAGAATGGTTTGGATAAAGCATTGGATGTGGTTTTATATGCTGTCCCTCAAAAGGCTTTCTATCCTCCAGATTCTGCCAGTGCTTCAGTACATTCTGTGTCGTCTGGAGGATCAGACAGTATGCATGGTCACATGAAGACAATGGGGATGGATGCTTTTAGAGTTAGTCTATCAAGTGCTGTTAGCACATCTAGCCAAGGTTCTGGTCATGATGATGGTGATGCTCTAGGGGATGTTTTCATTTGGGGGGAAGGCACAGGTGATGGTGTTCTGGGTGGTGGGAATAATCGAGTTGGGAGTTGTTCGGGTGTGAAAATGGATTCTCTATTTCCAAAAGCCTTGGAGTCTGCAGTAGTTCTTGATGTGCAGAATATTGCTTGTGGTGGACGGCATGCGGCCCTAGTGACCAAACAAGGTGAAATTTTCTCGTGGGGGGAGGAATCCGGTGGCAGACTTGGGCATGGTGTTGACTCTGATGTGCTCCATCCAAAGCTTATTGATGCTCTAAGCAATACAAATATTGAACTTGTAGCTTGTGGGGAATATCACACATGTGCTGTGACACTTTCTGGTGATCTTTATACGTGGGGTAATGGTGCATACAACTATGGCCTTCTTGGACATGGAAATCAAGTGAGCCACTGGGTACCAAAGAGAGTAAATGGTCCCTTGGAAGGCATACATGTTTCATATATTTCCTGTGGACCATGGCACACTGCTGTTGTGACATCTGCTGGTCAATTATTTACTTTTGGTGATGGAACATTTGGTGCTTTGGGTCATGGAGACCGAAAAAGTGTTTCATTACCAAGGGAAGTAGAATCCCTCAAGGGTCTTCGAACTGTGCGGGCTGCGTGTGGTGTTTGGCACACGGCTGCAGTTGTGGAAGTCATGGTTGGAAATTCAAGTTCCAGCAACTGCTCTTCAGGGAAGCTGTTTACTTGGGGTGATGGAGACAAAGGTCGACTTGGGCATGGTAGTAAGGAAGAAAAACTTGTTCCTACCTGTGTTGCGCTCATTGAACACAATTTTTGTCAAGTTGCTTGTGGACATAGTCTCACTGTTGCACTTACCACCTCTGGCCATGTCTATACAATGGGCAGTCCTGTCTATGGCCAATTAGGCAATCCTCAGGCAGATGGGAAGCTACCAATTCGTGTTGAAGGgaaattgtcaaaaagttttGTGGAGGAGATAGCTTGTGGTGCATATCACGTTGCAGTTTTAACTTCAAGGACTGAAGTTTACACATGGGGAAAGGGTGCAAATGGCCGTTTAGGCCATGGGGATACAGATGATAGAAATTCCCCAACATTAGTAGAAGCTCTGAAGGACAAAGATGTCAAAAGTATTGCTTGTGGAACTAATTTCACTGCAGCTATATGTCTGCATAAGTGGGTTTCTGGTATTGACCAGTCTATGTGTTCTGGCTGTCGAATGCcatttaatttcaaaagaaaacgCCACAATTGTTATAATTGTGGACTTGTTTTTTGCCATTCATGTAGCAGTAAGAAGTCTCTTAAGGCTTCAATGGCACCAAACCCGAACAAACCTTATCGTGTCTGTGATAATTGTTTTAACAAACTTAGGAAAACAGTAGAAACTGATTCTTCGTCTCATTCTTCTGTGAGCAGAAGAGGAAGTGTCAATCATGGGTCTCTGGAGTTAATTGATAAGGATGACAAATTAGATTCTAGATCTCGAAATCAGCTTGCCAGGTTTTCTTCAATTGAATCCTTCAAACAAGTGGAAAGCAGATcttcaaagaaaaacaagaaattgGAATTCAACAGCAGCCGTGTCTCGCCTGTTCCAAATGGGGGTTCACAATGGGGAGCATTGAATATTTCTAAATCTTTTAATCCTGTTTTTGgatcatcaaagaaatttttctCAGCTTCTGTTCCTGGATCTAGAATTGTTTCCCGAGCAACATCCCCAATATCTAGACGACCTAGTCCACCTCGTTCAACTACACCGACCCCAACGCTAGGAGGTCTTACATCACCAAAGATAGTTGTGGATGATGCTAAGAGGACTAACGATAGCCTCAGTCAGGAGGTTATTAAATTAAGATCACAG GTGGNAAACCTGACTCGGAAGGCCCAACTTCAAGAAGTTGAGCTGGAAAGAACAACTAAACAGCTAAAAGATGCAATAGCAATTGCTGGGGAAGAAACTGCCAAATGCAAAGCAGCAAAGGAAGTAATAAAGTCACTCACTGCTCAG TTGAAGGACATGGCTGAGAGGCTACCTGTAGGACCTGCTAGGAGTGTGAAATCACCGTCTCTTGCTTCTTCTTTTGGTTCTAATCCTTGTTCCAATGATGTTAACTATGCTTCCATTGACCGATTAAATATTCAAGCATTAAGTCCAGAGGCAGAATTAACTGCATCAAACAACCAGTTACTTTCAAATGGATCAGGCACTGTTAGTAACCGAAGTGCAGGTCACAATAAAATGAGCCAGTCTGATTCAACAAATAGAAATGGGAGCAGAACAAAAGACTGTGAATCCCGTAGTGAAAGTGAATGGGTTGAGCAAGATGAACCTGGTGTTTATATTACGCTCACCTCCCTTCCAGGAGGTAAAATAGAGCTTAAGCGAGTTCGCTTCAG TNGGAAGAGGTTCAGTGAGAAGCAAGCAGAGCAATGGTGGGCTGAGAATCGNGCAAGAGTATATGAACAGTACAATGTGCTCATGATTGACAAGTCTTCTGTCGGTGTTGGGGGTGAGGACCTGGCTCATTGA